The following are encoded in a window of Amycolatopsis lexingtonensis genomic DNA:
- a CDS encoding acyclic terpene utilization AtuA family protein yields the protein MTYRIGNASGFYGDRFSAVREMLTGGPLDVLTGDYLAELTMLILGRDRMKDANRGYAKTFLRQMEENLGLAQEKGVKIVANAGGLNPAGLADALRELAGRLGLDVKIAHVEGDDLVARAEELELGKPLTANAYLGAWGIVECLNAGADVVVTGRVTDASVIVGPAAAHYGWARDDFDALAGAVAAGHVIECGAQATGGNYAFFTEHSLGVPGFPIAEIEADGSSVITKHPGTGGVVNTGTVKAQLLYEITGARYAGPDVTTRFDTLSLTEDGPDRVRISGVRGEAPPPTLKVALNTLGGFRNETTFVLTGLDIEAKAALVKEQLEASLKDRPPADVRWTLARTDHADADTEQTASALLHVAVKDADPKVAGRAFTGAAVELALASYPGFHVTAPPSDASPFGVYTAAYVDAGKVPHVAVLPDGMRVDIAPSTSTQDLSDVDDPALPEPLDHGPVRRVPLGTIVGARSGDKGGNANLGVWVRSEEAWRWLVHRLTVAEFKLLLPETADLPVTRYLLPNLWAMNFVVEGILGQGVASQARFDPQAKAFGEWLRSREIDVPEVLL from the coding sequence ATGACCTACCGCATCGGCAACGCCTCCGGGTTCTACGGCGACCGGTTTTCCGCGGTTCGCGAGATGCTCACCGGCGGCCCCCTCGATGTCCTGACCGGCGACTACCTGGCCGAGCTGACCATGCTCATCCTCGGCCGCGACCGGATGAAGGACGCCAACCGCGGCTACGCCAAGACGTTCCTGCGCCAGATGGAGGAAAACCTCGGCCTGGCACAGGAAAAGGGCGTCAAGATCGTCGCCAACGCGGGCGGGCTCAACCCCGCCGGGCTCGCGGACGCGCTGCGCGAGCTGGCCGGTCGCCTCGGGCTCGACGTCAAGATCGCCCACGTCGAAGGGGACGACCTGGTCGCGCGCGCCGAGGAGCTGGAACTCGGGAAACCGTTGACCGCCAATGCCTATCTCGGCGCGTGGGGCATCGTCGAGTGCCTGAACGCGGGCGCGGACGTCGTCGTCACCGGGCGCGTCACCGATGCCTCGGTGATCGTCGGCCCGGCCGCCGCGCACTACGGCTGGGCTCGTGACGACTTCGACGCCCTCGCCGGTGCGGTCGCCGCCGGGCACGTCATCGAATGCGGCGCCCAGGCCACCGGCGGCAACTATGCCTTCTTCACCGAGCACTCCCTGGGCGTGCCGGGGTTCCCGATCGCCGAGATCGAGGCCGACGGTTCCAGTGTCATCACCAAGCACCCGGGCACCGGGGGAGTGGTGAACACCGGGACGGTCAAAGCCCAGCTGCTGTACGAGATCACCGGCGCGCGCTACGCCGGACCGGACGTCACCACCCGGTTCGACACGTTGTCGCTGACCGAAGACGGGCCGGACCGCGTCCGCATCTCCGGCGTCCGCGGGGAAGCCCCGCCGCCGACGCTGAAGGTCGCGCTGAACACCCTCGGCGGGTTCCGCAACGAGACGACGTTCGTCCTCACCGGACTCGACATCGAGGCGAAAGCCGCGCTGGTCAAGGAACAGCTCGAAGCGTCCTTGAAGGACCGGCCGCCCGCCGACGTCCGCTGGACCCTCGCGCGCACCGATCACGCCGACGCCGACACCGAGCAGACCGCGAGCGCGCTCCTGCACGTGGCCGTGAAGGACGCCGACCCGAAGGTGGCCGGGCGCGCGTTCACCGGCGCCGCCGTCGAGCTGGCCTTGGCGAGCTACCCCGGGTTCCACGTCACCGCGCCGCCGTCGGACGCCTCGCCGTTCGGCGTCTACACCGCGGCCTATGTGGACGCCGGGAAGGTGCCGCACGTCGCCGTGCTGCCGGACGGGATGCGGGTCGACATAGCGCCTTCGACGTCCACTCAGGACTTGTCCGATGTGGACGATCCCGCGCTGCCCGAACCCCTGGACCACGGGCCGGTGCGCCGCGTGCCGCTGGGCACGATCGTCGGAGCCCGCAGCGGGGACAAGGGCGGCAACGCCAACCTCGGCGTCTGGGTGCGTTCCGAAGAGGCCTGGCGGTGGCTGGTGCACCGGCTGACCGTGGCCGAGTTCAAGCTGCTGCTGCCCGAGACCGCGGACCTGCCGGTGACGCGCTACCTGCTGCCGAACCTGTGGGC
- a CDS encoding TIGR03084 family metal-binding protein, which yields MADLGVILGDLDAETRTIDDAVADLPAPDWARATPAEGWTVAHQIAHLAWTDRKALIAAAHPEDWQAEVEELLKAGETYVDDGAEAGARRPPREILEDWRAGRAALAEALAAVPDGQKLPWYGPPMSAASMATARMMETWAHGQDIFDALGLTREPTARLWHIARFGTRTRDFAYLTHSLAPPAEEFRVELAAPDGTTWAFGPEDAEQKLTGSALDFCLVVTQRRHPADTDLVAQGTDVEEWLTIAQAFAGPPGNGRKPGQFA from the coding sequence ATGGCGGATCTCGGCGTGATCCTCGGGGATCTCGACGCGGAGACACGGACGATCGACGACGCGGTGGCGGACCTGCCGGCGCCGGACTGGGCGCGGGCCACGCCCGCCGAGGGGTGGACGGTCGCGCACCAGATCGCCCACCTGGCCTGGACCGACCGGAAGGCCCTGATCGCGGCGGCCCACCCGGAGGACTGGCAGGCCGAGGTCGAGGAGCTGCTCAAGGCGGGGGAGACCTACGTCGACGACGGCGCCGAGGCCGGGGCGCGGCGCCCGCCGCGGGAGATCCTCGAAGACTGGCGCGCCGGGCGGGCGGCGCTGGCCGAAGCGCTCGCGGCCGTGCCGGACGGGCAGAAGCTGCCCTGGTACGGCCCGCCGATGAGCGCCGCCTCGATGGCCACGGCGCGGATGATGGAGACCTGGGCGCACGGCCAGGACATCTTCGACGCCCTCGGCCTGACCCGCGAGCCCACCGCGCGGCTGTGGCACATCGCCCGCTTCGGCACGCGCACCCGCGACTTCGCCTACCTGACCCACTCGCTCGCGCCGCCGGCGGAGGAGTTCCGCGTCGAACTCGCCGCGCCGGACGGCACGACCTGGGCGTTCGGCCCGGAGGACGCCGAGCAGAAGCTGACCGGCAGCGCGCTGGACTTCTGCCTGGTCGTCACGCAGCGGCGGCACCCGGCCGACACGGACCTCGTGGCGCAGGGCACCGACGTCGAGGAGTGGCTGACCATCGCGCAGGCGTTCGCCGGGCCGCCCGGGAACGGCCGGAAGCCGGGGCAGTTCGCATGA
- a CDS encoding enoyl-CoA hydratase-related protein, translated as MADYAEITYAVADRIATVTLNRPEARNGYTIRMADELGAAMDRADRDEDVRVAVLTGAGKDFCVGADLSQGGFDFDPSTGPDAAWQEPAGRCSKRIFTMNKPVIAALHGAAVGGGITITLSCDYRLASEDSRFGFVFTRRGIYPEGASAWFLPRLVGMGTALDWMISGRVFPASEALEKGLVHKVFPAGTVLDEAYALAREIVSATAPVSVAVTRQLLYRMAGAQSPFPVHELDSRLIGGLGASPDAVEGVMSFLQKRPPEFGMRVDKDLPSYLPWLDK; from the coding sequence ATGGCCGACTACGCCGAGATCACCTACGCCGTCGCGGACCGGATCGCCACGGTGACGTTGAACCGCCCCGAGGCGCGCAACGGCTACACGATCCGGATGGCCGACGAGCTCGGCGCGGCGATGGACCGCGCGGACCGCGACGAGGACGTCCGCGTGGCCGTACTGACCGGTGCGGGCAAGGACTTCTGCGTGGGCGCCGACCTCTCGCAGGGCGGCTTCGACTTCGACCCGTCGACCGGCCCGGACGCGGCGTGGCAGGAGCCCGCCGGCCGGTGCTCGAAGCGGATCTTCACGATGAACAAGCCGGTGATCGCGGCCCTGCACGGCGCGGCGGTCGGCGGCGGCATCACCATCACGCTGTCGTGCGACTACCGGCTCGCGTCGGAGGATTCCCGCTTCGGCTTCGTGTTCACGCGCCGCGGCATCTACCCCGAAGGCGCGTCGGCGTGGTTCCTCCCCCGGCTCGTCGGGATGGGCACGGCGCTGGACTGGATGATCAGCGGCCGGGTGTTCCCCGCGTCCGAAGCCCTCGAAAAGGGCTTGGTGCACAAGGTCTTCCCCGCTGGGACGGTCCTCGACGAGGCCTACGCGCTGGCCCGCGAGATCGTCTCGGCGACGGCGCCGGTGTCGGTCGCGGTGACCCGCCAGCTGCTCTACCGGATGGCGGGCGCGCAGTCGCCGTTCCCGGTGCACGAACTCGACTCCCGCCTGATCGGCGGCCTGGGCGCGAGCCCGGACGCGGTCGAGGGCGTCATGTCGTTCCTGCAGAAGCGGCCGCCGGAATTCGGCATGCGCGTCGACAAGGACCTGCCTTCGTACCTCCCCTGGTTGGACAAATGA
- a CDS encoding acetoacetate decarboxylase family protein, translating to MSLYPPQPWHLTADARVSIWRVPPSQLPPLPPGASPLLVAGQASVFTAWIDYTPPGQLAYHELLAAVSIKARRVSCSITEIWVDSEASMAGGRELWAIPKGLATLDFTSGPAFTATAATSGDWIATAAFKRRPGLPLRLPTSFEVVQERDGLLRTPVGAKIRPRPASADWSFNPDGPLGYLDGRRPVASLELPASELRFGA from the coding sequence ATGAGCCTCTATCCCCCGCAGCCCTGGCACCTGACCGCCGACGCGCGCGTCTCGATCTGGCGGGTGCCGCCGTCCCAGCTGCCGCCGCTGCCTCCTGGTGCGTCGCCGCTGCTCGTCGCGGGCCAGGCGTCGGTGTTCACGGCGTGGATCGACTACACCCCGCCCGGGCAGCTGGCGTACCACGAGCTGCTGGCCGCGGTCTCGATCAAGGCACGCCGGGTGTCCTGCTCGATCACCGAGATCTGGGTCGACAGCGAGGCGTCGATGGCCGGCGGCCGCGAGCTGTGGGCGATCCCGAAGGGCCTGGCCACCCTGGACTTCACGAGCGGCCCCGCCTTCACGGCGACCGCGGCCACGTCCGGCGACTGGATCGCGACGGCCGCGTTCAAGCGCCGCCCGGGCCTGCCGCTGCGGCTGCCGACGTCGTTCGAGGTGGTCCAGGAGCGCGACGGCCTGCTGCGCACCCCGGTGGGCGCGAAGATCCGCCCGCGCCCGGCGTCGGCGGACTGGAGCTTCAACCCGGACGGCCCGCTGGGCTACCTCGACGGGCGCCGCCCGGTGGCGAGCCTGGAACTCCCCGCGTCGGAGTTGCGCTTCGGCGCCTGA
- a CDS encoding ribonucleoside-diphosphate reductase subunit alpha — MSVETGQRPSAADTPTAIRVIRRDGSVSPFDAGKISVALTKAFLAVEGGDAAASSRVHHVVAELTQQVETTLLRHAGPETALHIEQIQDIVELALMRGEHHKVARAYVLYREERSKAREAAKPATTEATLNVKGTDGVLRPLDWARVSHVVGEAVAGLDDVSAEPVLAEAKRNLYDGISADELALAQVLAARVLVEQEPNYSFVSARLLLDKLRGEALSYLAGKPRQASQDEMTTEYAPYFRAYLRRAVELELVDGELLRFDLDKITAAIRPERDLDFGFLGLQTLYDRYFQHHDGTRFELPQAFFMRVAMGLAIREADKEARAIEFYELLSTFHFMASTPTLFNSGTTRPQLSSCFLTTVDDDLDSIFQAYKNNALLAKYSGGLGNDWTPVRGLGAHIKGTNGQSQGVVPFLKIANDTAVAVNQGGKRKGAACAYLETWHVDIEEFLDLRKNTGDDRRRTHDMNTANWVPDEFLRRVEANAEWTLFSPNETPDLHDLYGNEFSARYREYEAKAERGEIKVFRKIRAVELWRRMLTMLFETGHPWITFKDPCNLRSPQQHVGVVHSSNLCTEITLNTNSEEVAVCNLGSVNLLKHVTPEGLDTKRLEKTVRTAVRMLDNVIDINFYTIPEARRSNLRHRPVGLGIMGFQDALFEIGVPFASEEAVKFADVSMEHLSYYAISASTDLAEERGQYQSFEGSLWSKGILPIDSLQLLIDARQGDALDVDTSSTLDWAPLRERVKTVGMRNSNVMAIAPTATISNISGVGQSIEPLFQNLFVKSNMSGDFTVVNPHLVRSLKQRGLWDEVMVSDLKYFDGSLGQIDRVPDDLKALYATAFEIESKWIVDAGSVRQKWIDQAQSLNLYIAAPSGRKLDQLYRYAWHKGLKTTYYLRAQSATHVEKSTLRGTDGKLNAVSATPAPAAAVPAAAPTPAPAPTPTPAPKPEPDVDFVATEGAACRIDDPDCEACQ; from the coding sequence ATGTCAGTCGAAACCGGTCAGCGGCCCTCAGCCGCCGACACACCCACCGCGATCCGGGTCATCCGGCGGGACGGCAGCGTGTCGCCGTTCGACGCCGGGAAGATCTCGGTCGCGCTGACGAAGGCGTTCCTCGCGGTCGAGGGCGGCGACGCCGCCGCGTCCTCCCGCGTGCACCACGTCGTCGCGGAGCTGACCCAGCAGGTCGAGACCACGCTGCTGCGCCACGCCGGCCCCGAGACCGCCCTGCACATCGAGCAGATCCAGGACATCGTCGAGCTCGCCCTCATGCGCGGCGAGCACCACAAGGTCGCCCGCGCCTACGTCCTCTACCGCGAGGAGCGCAGCAAGGCCCGCGAGGCCGCCAAGCCCGCCACCACCGAAGCGACGCTGAACGTCAAGGGCACCGACGGCGTGCTGCGCCCGCTCGACTGGGCACGCGTGTCCCACGTCGTGGGCGAAGCCGTCGCCGGCCTCGATGACGTCTCCGCGGAGCCGGTGCTGGCCGAGGCCAAGCGCAACCTCTACGACGGCATCAGCGCCGACGAGCTGGCCCTGGCCCAGGTCCTGGCCGCCCGCGTGCTGGTCGAGCAGGAGCCGAACTACTCCTTCGTCTCCGCCCGCCTGCTGCTGGACAAGCTGCGCGGCGAGGCGCTGAGCTACCTGGCGGGCAAGCCGCGCCAGGCCAGCCAGGACGAGATGACCACCGAGTACGCGCCGTACTTCCGCGCCTACCTGCGCCGCGCGGTCGAGCTGGAGCTGGTCGACGGCGAGCTGCTGCGCTTCGACCTGGACAAGATCACCGCCGCGATCCGGCCCGAGCGCGACCTCGACTTCGGGTTCCTCGGCCTGCAGACGCTGTACGACCGGTACTTCCAGCACCACGACGGCACCCGCTTCGAGCTGCCGCAGGCGTTCTTCATGCGCGTCGCGATGGGGCTCGCCATCCGCGAGGCCGACAAGGAAGCCCGCGCGATCGAGTTCTACGAGCTGCTCTCGACGTTCCACTTCATGGCGTCCACGCCGACGCTGTTCAACTCGGGCACCACGCGCCCGCAGCTGTCGTCCTGCTTCCTGACCACGGTGGACGACGACCTGGACTCGATCTTCCAGGCGTACAAGAACAACGCGCTGCTGGCGAAGTACTCGGGCGGCCTCGGCAACGACTGGACCCCGGTCCGCGGCCTCGGCGCGCACATCAAGGGCACCAACGGCCAGTCGCAGGGCGTCGTGCCGTTCCTCAAGATCGCCAACGACACCGCCGTCGCGGTCAACCAGGGCGGCAAGCGCAAGGGCGCGGCGTGCGCGTACCTCGAGACGTGGCACGTGGACATCGAGGAGTTCCTCGACCTGCGCAAGAACACCGGTGACGACCGCCGCCGCACCCACGACATGAACACCGCGAACTGGGTGCCCGACGAGTTCCTCCGCCGCGTCGAGGCCAACGCCGAGTGGACGCTGTTCTCGCCGAACGAGACGCCGGACCTGCACGACCTCTACGGCAACGAGTTCTCCGCCCGCTACCGCGAGTACGAGGCGAAGGCCGAGCGCGGCGAGATCAAGGTCTTCCGCAAGATCCGCGCGGTGGAGCTGTGGCGCCGCATGCTGACCATGCTGTTCGAGACCGGCCACCCGTGGATCACGTTCAAGGACCCGTGCAACCTGCGCTCGCCGCAGCAGCACGTCGGCGTCGTGCACTCGTCCAACCTGTGCACCGAAATCACGCTGAACACCAACAGCGAAGAGGTCGCGGTCTGCAACCTCGGCTCGGTCAACCTGCTCAAGCACGTCACCCCCGAGGGCCTGGACACCAAGCGCCTCGAGAAGACCGTGCGCACGGCCGTCCGCATGCTGGACAACGTGATCGACATCAACTTCTACACGATCCCGGAGGCGCGCCGCTCCAACCTGCGCCACCGCCCGGTCGGCCTGGGCATCATGGGCTTCCAGGACGCGCTGTTCGAGATCGGCGTCCCCTTCGCCTCCGAAGAGGCCGTGAAGTTCGCCGACGTCTCGATGGAGCACCTCTCCTACTACGCGATCTCGGCCTCGACCGACCTCGCCGAGGAGCGCGGCCAGTACCAGTCGTTCGAGGGATCGCTGTGGAGCAAGGGCATCCTGCCGATCGACTCGCTGCAGCTGCTCATCGACGCCCGCCAGGGTGACGCACTCGACGTCGACACCTCGTCCACTTTGGACTGGGCGCCGCTGCGCGAGCGCGTCAAGACCGTCGGCATGCGCAACTCCAACGTGATGGCGATCGCGCCGACCGCGACGATCTCCAACATCTCCGGGGTCGGCCAGTCGATCGAGCCGCTGTTCCAGAACCTGTTCGTCAAGTCGAACATGTCCGGCGACTTCACCGTGGTCAACCCGCACCTGGTCCGCTCGCTCAAGCAGCGCGGGCTGTGGGACGAGGTCATGGTGTCGGACCTCAAGTACTTCGACGGCAGCCTCGGCCAGATCGACCGCGTCCCGGACGACCTGAAGGCGCTGTACGCCACGGCGTTCGAGATCGAGTCGAAGTGGATCGTGGACGCCGGTTCGGTGCGCCAGAAGTGGATCGACCAGGCGCAGTCGCTGAACCTCTACATCGCGGCGCCGAGTGGCCGCAAGCTCGACCAGCTGTACCGCTACGCGTGGCACAAGGGCCTCAAGACCACGTACTACCTGCGCGCGCAGTCCGCGACGCACGTGGAGAAGAGCACCCTGCGCGGCACCGACGGCAAGCTGAACGCCGTCTCGGCCACCCCGGCACCCGCCGCAGCCGTCCCGGCCGCCGCGCCGACCCCGGCCCCGGCTCCGACGCCGACGCCCGCTCCGAAGCCGGAGCCCGACGTCGACTTCGTCGCCACCGAAGGCGCCGCCTGCCGCATCGACGACCCCGACTGCGAAGCCTGCCAGTAA
- a CDS encoding ribonucleotide-diphosphate reductase subunit beta encodes MTNVETTDATGLGEIEVGAARINVDDKRMINARADVNQLLPMKYKWAWEKYLAGCNNHWMPTEVAMQADIALWKSPDGLTEDERQMLKRNLGFFATAESLVANNIVLAVYRQITNPECRQYLLRQAFEEAVHTHTFQYICESLGLVEGELFNMYREVPSISDKDAWALKYTQNLENPDFETGTPEADQAFLRDLVAFYVIFEGMWFYTGFAQILSLGRRNKMVGIAEQYQYILRDESIHLNFGIDCINQIKIENPHLWTEEFQAEVRGMLKEACELEVNYARDTMPRGMLGLSAQLCEQYMHFITDRRAQQIGLAPIFGETENPFPWMSEAMDLKKEKNFFETRVIEYQSGGALDWD; translated from the coding sequence ATGACCAACGTGGAGACGACGGACGCCACCGGCCTCGGGGAGATCGAGGTCGGCGCCGCCCGGATCAACGTCGACGACAAGCGCATGATCAACGCGCGCGCCGACGTCAACCAGCTGCTGCCGATGAAGTACAAGTGGGCGTGGGAGAAGTACCTCGCCGGCTGCAACAACCACTGGATGCCGACCGAGGTCGCCATGCAGGCCGACATCGCGCTGTGGAAGTCGCCGGACGGCCTCACCGAGGACGAGCGGCAGATGCTCAAGCGCAACCTGGGCTTCTTCGCGACCGCGGAGTCTCTGGTGGCCAACAACATCGTGCTCGCGGTGTACCGGCAGATCACCAACCCCGAGTGCCGCCAGTACCTGCTGCGCCAGGCGTTCGAGGAAGCCGTGCACACGCACACCTTCCAGTACATCTGCGAGAGCCTCGGCCTGGTCGAGGGCGAGCTGTTCAACATGTACCGCGAGGTCCCGTCCATTTCGGACAAGGACGCGTGGGCGCTGAAGTACACGCAGAACCTGGAGAACCCGGACTTCGAGACCGGCACGCCGGAAGCCGACCAGGCGTTCCTGCGCGACCTCGTCGCGTTCTACGTGATCTTCGAGGGCATGTGGTTCTACACCGGCTTCGCGCAGATCCTGTCGCTGGGCCGCCGCAACAAGATGGTCGGCATCGCCGAGCAGTACCAGTACATCCTGCGCGACGAGTCGATCCACCTGAACTTCGGCATCGACTGCATCAACCAGATCAAGATCGAGAACCCGCACCTGTGGACCGAGGAGTTCCAGGCCGAGGTGCGTGGGATGCTGAAGGAGGCGTGCGAGCTCGAGGTCAACTACGCGCGCGACACCATGCCGCGCGGCATGCTCGGCCTGTCGGCGCAGCTGTGCGAGCAGTACATGCACTTCATCACCGACCGGCGCGCGCAGCAGATCGGGCTCGCCCCGATCTTCGGTGAGACCGAGAACCCGTTCCCGTGGATGTCCGAGGCGATGGACCTGAAGAAGGAGAAGAACTTCTTCGAGACCCGCGTCATCGAGTACCAGTCGGGCGGCGCTCTCGACTGGGACTGA
- the metE gene encoding 5-methyltetrahydropteroyltriglutamate--homocysteine S-methyltransferase: protein MTIGTTVLGYPRIGPDRELKRALERYWAGKIDEAALLATGRDLRERTWRELRDAGLDSVPSNTFSHYDHVLDTAALFGALPARPGLSPLDTYFAAARGVQDAPALEMTKWFDTNYHYIVPELGPDTEFTLAGTKPLDEYREARALGIETRPVLLGPVTFLLLCKGTAGFAPLELLDTLLPRYSDLLAKLHDEGAEWVQLDEPAFAADRTEAELNALIRAYHWLGKATARPKLLVAGYFGGLGRGLGVLARAPIDALAVDLVTDESFVDTVAAEPALRDKEVVAGVVDGRNVWRTDPHRALSKAATLLGVAKSVSVSTSCSLLHVPYDVSREDLHPRLKSWLAFARQKVDEVVLLGRALRGGSPDLAAARAAVADRAAAADPGVRARLATLEADSRAPYEQRAAAQQAALGLPPLPTTTIGSFPQTADVRRARAAHRAGTLDDAGYDAAMRREVERVVRLQEDLGLDVLVHGEPERNDMVQYFAEQLSGFAATAHGWVQSYGSRCVRPPILHGDVSRPAPMTVAWARYAQSLTRKPVKGMLTGPVTILAWSFVRDDQPLPETARQVALAIRDEVRDLEAAGIRIVQVDEPALRELLPLWRSAHAAYFEWAVSAFRLATSGIADTTQIHTHMCYSEFGEVLPAIDALDADVTSIEAARSKMEVLTDLAAAGFTRGVGPGVYDIHSPRVPSVAEVAASLRTAVGAVPPSRVWVNPDCGLKTRGYAEVEPALRNLVTAATQVRAEHP, encoded by the coding sequence GTGACCATCGGCACCACTGTGCTCGGCTACCCCCGGATCGGCCCGGACCGGGAGCTCAAACGCGCCCTCGAGCGCTACTGGGCGGGCAAGATCGACGAAGCCGCGTTGCTCGCCACCGGGCGTGACCTGCGGGAACGGACCTGGCGCGAACTGCGCGACGCCGGGCTGGATTCGGTCCCGTCCAACACGTTCTCGCACTACGACCACGTGCTCGACACCGCCGCGCTGTTCGGCGCGCTGCCCGCCCGGCCGGGTCTTTCGCCGCTCGACACGTACTTCGCCGCCGCGCGGGGTGTCCAGGACGCGCCGGCGCTGGAAATGACCAAGTGGTTCGACACGAACTACCACTACATCGTCCCCGAACTGGGCCCGGACACCGAATTCACGCTCGCCGGGACCAAGCCGCTCGACGAGTACCGGGAGGCCCGCGCCCTCGGCATCGAGACGCGGCCGGTGCTGCTCGGCCCGGTCACGTTCCTGCTGCTGTGCAAGGGCACCGCCGGGTTCGCCCCGCTGGAACTGCTCGACACGCTGCTCCCCCGCTACTCCGATCTGCTGGCGAAGCTGCACGACGAGGGCGCGGAATGGGTCCAGCTCGACGAGCCCGCGTTCGCCGCCGACCGCACCGAAGCCGAGCTGAACGCGCTGATCCGCGCGTACCACTGGCTCGGGAAGGCGACGGCGCGGCCGAAGCTGCTGGTGGCCGGGTACTTCGGCGGGCTGGGCCGCGGGCTCGGGGTGCTGGCCCGCGCGCCGATCGACGCGCTCGCCGTCGACCTGGTCACCGACGAGTCCTTTGTGGACACCGTAGCGGCCGAACCGGCGTTGCGGGACAAGGAGGTCGTGGCCGGGGTCGTCGACGGGCGCAACGTCTGGCGGACCGACCCGCACCGGGCGCTGAGCAAGGCCGCGACGCTGCTGGGCGTCGCGAAGTCCGTGAGCGTCTCGACGTCGTGCTCGCTGCTGCACGTGCCCTACGACGTCTCGCGCGAGGATCTGCACCCGCGGCTGAAGAGCTGGCTCGCGTTCGCGCGGCAGAAGGTCGACGAAGTCGTGCTGCTCGGCCGCGCGCTGCGGGGCGGATCCCCGGACCTGGCCGCGGCGCGGGCGGCGGTCGCGGACCGGGCGGCGGCGGCCGATCCGGGCGTCCGGGCGCGGCTGGCCACGCTCGAGGCGGACTCCCGGGCGCCGTACGAACAGCGTGCCGCCGCCCAGCAGGCCGCGCTCGGGCTGCCGCCGCTGCCGACCACGACGATCGGCTCGTTCCCGCAGACCGCGGACGTGCGCCGGGCGCGGGCGGCGCACCGGGCGGGGACGCTCGACGACGCCGGGTACGACGCCGCGATGCGCCGCGAAGTCGAGCGGGTCGTCCGGCTGCAGGAGGACCTCGGGCTGGACGTGCTGGTGCACGGCGAGCCGGAGCGCAACGACATGGTGCAGTACTTCGCCGAGCAGCTGAGCGGGTTCGCCGCGACCGCGCACGGCTGGGTGCAGTCGTACGGCTCCCGCTGCGTCCGCCCGCCGATCCTCCACGGCGACGTCTCGCGGCCGGCGCCGATGACTGTCGCGTGGGCCCGGTACGCGCAGAGCCTGACGCGCAAGCCGGTCAAGGGGATGCTGACCGGCCCGGTGACGATCCTGGCGTGGTCGTTCGTCCGCGACGACCAGCCCCTGCCCGAGACGGCGCGGCAGGTGGCGCTGGCGATCCGCGACGAGGTCCGCGACCTGGAGGCGGCGGGCATCCGGATCGTCCAGGTCGACGAGCCGGCGTTGCGGGAACTGCTGCCGCTGTGGCGTTCCGCGCACGCCGCCTACTTCGAGTGGGCGGTGTCGGCGTTCCGGCTGGCGACGTCGGGGATCGCGGACACGACCCAGATCCACACGCACATGTGCTACTCGGAGTTCGGCGAGGTCCTGCCGGCGATCGACGCGCTGGACGCGGACGTGACGTCGATCGAGGCGGCGCGCTCGAAGATGGAGGTGCTGACCGACCTCGCCGCGGCCGGCTTCACCCGCGGCGTCGGCCCTGGCGTGTACGACATCCACTCGCCGCGGGTGCCGTCGGTGGCCGAAGTCGCTGCTTCCCTGCGGACGGCGGTGGGTGCGGTGCCGCCTTCGCGGGTGTGGGTGAACCCGGACTGCGGCCTGAAGACGCGCGGCTACGCGGAGGTGGAACCAGCGCTACGCAACCTGGTCACGGCGGCGACCCAGGTGCGAGCCGAGCACCCCTGA
- a CDS encoding pyridoxamine 5'-phosphate oxidase family protein codes for MDTLTPADLEFLRRPLHGFLTVAGGQPRPVWFEATPEGTLQLFSEPDAAKVRRLRRDPHASIVVAAPVGERERWISVAGGVSLEPDGAHDLAERLASRYWNLDDPARAADLKEILSTDQLRLVLHPEKVRRYAY; via the coding sequence ATGGACACACTGACCCCTGCCGACCTCGAGTTCCTCCGCCGCCCGCTGCACGGCTTCCTGACGGTGGCGGGCGGCCAGCCGCGTCCGGTCTGGTTCGAGGCCACCCCGGAAGGCACGCTGCAGCTGTTCTCCGAACCGGACGCAGCCAAGGTCCGCCGCCTCCGCCGCGACCCGCACGCGTCGATCGTCGTGGCGGCCCCGGTGGGCGAGCGCGAACGGTGGATTTCGGTCGCGGGCGGGGTTTCCCTGGAGCCGGACGGCGCCCACGACCTCGCCGAGCGCCTGGCGTCCCGCTACTGGAACCTGGACGACCCCGCCCGCGCCGCGGACCTGAAGGAAATCCTGTCCACGGACCAGCTCCGGCTGGTCCTGCACCCGGAGAAGGTCCGCCGCTACGCCTACTGA